The Gordonia terrae genome contains the following window.
CGGGTCCGGCCAGTTCCGACCGACCATCGCGAGATGCACGACGAAGTCACGACTGTTCACCCGCGCACCGGACTTCAAGGTGCGAGAGAAGTCGGATCCCCGTGAGATCCGATGAAGGGGCGCAGTCATCGAACAGCTGACCGGATCCGCGGACGGATCCGGTGAGAGCCGACGATCAGGCGGTGAGCTTCGCGCGGCCCTTGGAACGGCGGCCGCTGACGATGGCACGCCCGGCGCGGGTCCGCATGCGCAGACGGAAACCG
Protein-coding sequences here:
- the rpmH gene encoding 50S ribosomal protein L34 yields the protein MAKGKRTFQPNNRRRARVHGFRLRMRTRAGRAIVSGRRSKGRAKLTA